The proteins below come from a single Mytilus edulis chromosome 5, xbMytEdul2.2, whole genome shotgun sequence genomic window:
- the LOC139525588 gene encoding chromosome transmission fidelity protein 8 homolog isoform X3, with protein sequence MLDLQGDLETRHPVPLSGKFIGDLHFTQKDVPVLIIGHHILYGKVVNMEKPFAVLVKNQQKQGDNSIMEDSNQDKKETSYTVTAIIKKKLLFKSRPKPIIANVPKKI encoded by the exons ATGCTTGACCTTCAAGGTGACCTAGAAACTAGACACCCAGTACCACTTAGTGGAAAATTTATTGGAGATTTACACTTTACTCAGAAG GATGTGCCAGTGCTGATTATTGGACATCATATTCTATATGGTAAAGTGGTCAACATGGAGAAACCATTCGCAGTATTAgtgaaaaatcagcaaaaacagggagataactctatcaTGGAGGATTCAAATCAGGACAAGAAAGAAACATCATATACTGTCACAGCTATCATTAAAAAGAAACTTTTATTCAAATCAAGACCTAAACCTATTATTGCAAATGTACcaaagaaaatataa
- the LOC139525588 gene encoding chromosome transmission fidelity protein 8 homolog isoform X2 has protein sequence MTKREIPAEGKDVEEWGMLDLQGDLETRHPVPLSGKFIGDLHFTQKDVPVLIIGHHILYGKVVNMEKPFAVLVKNQQKQGDNSIMEDSNQDKKETSYTVTAIIKKKLLFKSRPKPIIANVPKKI, from the exons ATGACAAAGCGGGAAAT ACCAGCAGAGGGGAAAGATGTTGAAGAATGGGGAATGCTTGACCTTCAAGGTGACCTAGAAACTAGACACCCAGTACCACTTAGTGGAAAATTTATTGGAGATTTACACTTTACTCAGAAG GATGTGCCAGTGCTGATTATTGGACATCATATTCTATATGGTAAAGTGGTCAACATGGAGAAACCATTCGCAGTATTAgtgaaaaatcagcaaaaacagggagataactctatcaTGGAGGATTCAAATCAGGACAAGAAAGAAACATCATATACTGTCACAGCTATCATTAAAAAGAAACTTTTATTCAAATCAAGACCTAAACCTATTATTGCAAATGTACcaaagaaaatataa
- the LOC139525588 gene encoding chromosome transmission fidelity protein 8 homolog isoform X1: MVQIIVSIPAEGKDVEEWGMLDLQGDLETRHPVPLSGKFIGDLHFTQKDVPVLIIGHHILYGKVVNMEKPFAVLVKNQQKQGDNSIMEDSNQDKKETSYTVTAIIKKKLLFKSRPKPIIANVPKKI, from the exons ATGGTACAGATAATCGTTAGCAT ACCAGCAGAGGGGAAAGATGTTGAAGAATGGGGAATGCTTGACCTTCAAGGTGACCTAGAAACTAGACACCCAGTACCACTTAGTGGAAAATTTATTGGAGATTTACACTTTACTCAGAAG GATGTGCCAGTGCTGATTATTGGACATCATATTCTATATGGTAAAGTGGTCAACATGGAGAAACCATTCGCAGTATTAgtgaaaaatcagcaaaaacagggagataactctatcaTGGAGGATTCAAATCAGGACAAGAAAGAAACATCATATACTGTCACAGCTATCATTAAAAAGAAACTTTTATTCAAATCAAGACCTAAACCTATTATTGCAAATGTACcaaagaaaatataa